One stretch of Mycolicibacterium fallax DNA includes these proteins:
- a CDS encoding ATP-dependent DNA helicase UvrD2 encodes MNAISSALVAGLDDEQRAAVLAGRGPVCVLAGAGTGKTRTITHRIAHLVASGHVAASQVLAVTFTARAAGEMRGRLRALESCDGGVARLGSVQALTFHAAARRQLQYFWPRVVGGTGWQLLDSKFAIVAQAANRARVGTGTDTVRDLAGEIEWAKASLITPEGYAAAAAKTARDVPMDAAQIATVYANYESLKARGEVALLDFDDLLLHTAAAIENDAAVAGEFRDRYRCFVVDEFQDVTPLQHRVLTAWLGERDDLTVVGDANQTIYSFTGATPNYLLDFSRRYPEATVVRLERDYRSTPQVVSLANRVIGAARGRVAGSRLQLIGQRPPGPEPTFDEYPDEVAEATGVARAIAALIEAGTEPAEIAVLYRINAQSEVYEEALTAASIPFQVRGGEGFFSRQEIRQALVALQRAAERRPDPDTDLAGLVRELLEPLGLTAAPPTGARARERWDALDALAELVDEELTLRPELDLPALVAELRVRADSRHPPVVQGVTLASLHAAKGLEWDAVFLVGLADNTLPISHALAHGPDSEAVEEERRLLYVGVTRAREHLGLSWALARAPGGRQSRRPSRFLNGIAPQSATTAARPARSGSRRGKGGPARCRVCNAVLSERDAIIVGRCSTCPSNLDETLLAELKDWRSRMKDELKVPAYVVFTDNTLIAIAESLPTDAAALTAIPGIGARKLEQFGDDVLAMVRARADG; translated from the coding sequence ATGAACGCGATCTCCTCGGCCCTGGTGGCCGGTCTCGACGACGAGCAGCGTGCGGCCGTGCTGGCCGGGCGCGGCCCGGTGTGCGTGCTGGCCGGCGCCGGCACCGGCAAGACCCGGACCATCACCCACCGGATCGCGCACCTGGTGGCCTCCGGCCACGTCGCGGCCTCGCAGGTGCTGGCGGTGACGTTCACCGCCCGCGCCGCCGGGGAGATGCGCGGCCGGCTGCGCGCGCTGGAGTCGTGCGACGGCGGGGTGGCCCGGCTCGGCTCGGTGCAGGCCCTGACCTTTCACGCCGCCGCCCGCCGTCAGCTGCAGTACTTCTGGCCCCGGGTGGTCGGCGGCACCGGCTGGCAGCTGCTGGACAGCAAGTTCGCCATCGTCGCGCAGGCCGCCAACCGGGCCAGGGTCGGCACCGGCACCGACACCGTCCGGGACCTGGCCGGCGAGATCGAGTGGGCCAAGGCGTCGCTGATCACCCCGGAGGGCTACGCCGCCGCGGCCGCCAAGACCGCCCGCGACGTGCCGATGGACGCCGCCCAGATCGCCACCGTGTACGCGAACTACGAGTCGCTCAAGGCCCGCGGCGAGGTGGCGCTGCTGGACTTCGACGACCTGCTGCTGCACACCGCCGCGGCCATCGAGAACGACGCCGCGGTCGCCGGGGAGTTCCGCGACCGGTACCGCTGCTTTGTCGTCGACGAGTTCCAGGACGTCACCCCGCTGCAGCACCGGGTGCTGACGGCGTGGCTGGGGGAGCGCGACGACCTGACCGTCGTCGGCGACGCCAACCAGACCATCTACTCGTTCACCGGCGCCACCCCCAACTACCTGCTGGACTTCTCCCGGCGCTACCCGGAGGCGACGGTGGTGCGGCTGGAGCGCGACTACCGGTCCACCCCGCAGGTGGTGTCGCTGGCCAACCGGGTGATCGGGGCGGCGCGCGGCCGGGTCGCCGGCAGCCGGCTGCAGTTGATCGGACAGCGCCCGCCCGGCCCGGAGCCGACGTTCGACGAGTATCCCGACGAGGTCGCCGAGGCCACCGGGGTGGCGCGGGCCATCGCCGCGTTGATCGAGGCCGGCACCGAGCCCGCCGAGATCGCCGTGCTGTACCGGATCAACGCCCAGTCCGAGGTGTACGAGGAGGCGCTGACCGCGGCGTCCATCCCGTTCCAGGTCCGCGGCGGCGAGGGGTTCTTCAGCCGCCAGGAGATCCGGCAGGCGCTGGTCGCGCTGCAGCGCGCCGCCGAGCGTCGGCCCGACCCGGACACCGACCTGGCCGGGCTGGTCCGCGAGCTGCTCGAACCGCTGGGGCTGACCGCGGCGCCGCCGACCGGCGCGCGGGCCCGGGAACGCTGGGACGCCCTGGACGCGCTGGCCGAGCTGGTCGACGAGGAGCTCACGCTGCGCCCGGAGCTGGACCTGCCCGCGCTGGTCGCCGAGCTGCGGGTGCGCGCCGACTCCCGGCACCCACCGGTGGTGCAGGGCGTCACGCTGGCGTCGCTGCACGCGGCCAAGGGGCTGGAGTGGGATGCGGTGTTCCTGGTCGGGCTGGCCGACAACACCCTGCCGATCTCGCATGCGCTGGCGCACGGCCCGGACAGCGAGGCGGTCGAGGAGGAGCGCAGGCTGCTCTACGTCGGGGTGACCCGGGCGCGCGAGCATCTCGGCCTGAGCTGGGCGCTGGCCCGGGCGCCGGGTGGCCGGCAGTCCCGGCGGCCGTCGCGGTTCCTCAACGGGATCGCGCCGCAGAGCGCGACGACGGCGGCCCGCCCGGCTCGGTCCGGGTCGCGGCGCGGCAAGGGTGGGCCGGCGCGGTGCCGGGTGTGCAACGCGGTGCTGAGCGAGCGGGACGCGATCATCGTCGGCCGGTGTTCGACCTGCCCGTCGAATCTGGACGAGACGCTGTTGGCCGAGCTGAAGGACTGGCGCTCGCGGATGAAGGACGAGCTGAAGGTGCCCGCCTACGTGGTGTTCACCGACAACACCCTGATCGCGATCGCCGAATCGCTGCCCACCGACGCGGCGGCGCTGACCGCGATTCCCGGGATCGGCGCGCGCAAACTGGAGCAGTTCGGCGACGACGTGTTGGCGATGGTGCGCGCCCGCGCCGACGGCTGA
- a CDS encoding mycoredoxin, which yields MSDQLIMYTTVWCGYCRRLETQMKAAGIDYGKVDIEHDPAAAKFVAGVNGGNQTVPTLKFPDGSTMTNPSIREVKAKLGI from the coding sequence ATGAGCGACCAACTGATCATGTACACCACGGTGTGGTGCGGCTACTGCCGCCGGCTGGAAACCCAGATGAAGGCCGCCGGCATCGACTACGGCAAGGTCGACATCGAGCACGATCCGGCGGCCGCGAAGTTCGTGGCCGGGGTCAACGGCGGCAATCAGACCGTCCCGACGCTGAAGTTCCCCGACGGCAGCACGATGACCAACCCGAGCATCCGCGAGGTCAAGGCGAAGCTGGGCATCTGA
- a CDS encoding serine/threonine-protein kinase has protein sequence MTAEAGMDEEFGRYRLRGTLGTGGMGQVYRAYDTALNREVALKVLHAGAASDPVFVARFKREALVAAGIDEPHVVPIYDSGEINGRLFIAMRLIAGTDVASMLKKGPLPPEQAVSLIEQAAAALDSAHDAGLEHRDIKPGNLLVTPKNFLYLIDFGIARAPGEAQLTNTDATIGTAAYIAPERLTRGVADHRADVYSLACVLFECLTGSKPYAGESLERQLYAHVHEPPPRPSEVNPAVPAAFDAVIARGMAVDPDQRFSSAPSLAAAARAALTEGGSAPVLSTAEMAMPDFTGELPTPTGPTGPGGPFGPNPTRQLETPGPGYPDTRILPADALPPAVLPPAVPPPAVPPPAVPPPAVVPAAVAPTPPPLPPELAEPAETPAPNRRRRWIVVLAAAAAAVMLVVAVAIGLPGGDDAAEPGPVVTPTQATVFSVGGEPDHPDRAGRAIDGNPDTGWTTDIYSDATPFPTFKAGVGLMLTLPSPTRVATVSVAVPSTGTAVEIRSAQTANPASLADTTVLAGPTTLTPGDNTITVGATEPTSHLLVWISTLGSTDGQSRTRLSEIVVHAAR, from the coding sequence ATGACCGCGGAGGCCGGCATGGACGAGGAGTTCGGCCGGTACCGGCTGCGCGGGACCCTCGGCACCGGCGGGATGGGTCAGGTGTACCGGGCCTACGACACCGCGCTCAACCGCGAGGTCGCGCTGAAGGTGCTGCACGCCGGGGCGGCCAGCGACCCGGTGTTCGTGGCCCGGTTCAAGCGCGAGGCGCTGGTGGCGGCCGGCATCGACGAGCCGCACGTGGTGCCGATCTATGACTCCGGGGAGATCAACGGCCGGCTGTTCATCGCGATGCGGCTGATCGCCGGAACCGACGTCGCCAGCATGCTCAAAAAGGGCCCGCTGCCGCCCGAGCAGGCCGTGTCGCTGATCGAACAGGCCGCTGCCGCACTGGATTCCGCGCACGACGCCGGTCTGGAGCACCGCGACATCAAGCCCGGCAACCTGCTCGTCACGCCGAAGAACTTCCTGTACCTGATCGACTTCGGGATCGCCCGCGCGCCCGGCGAGGCGCAGCTGACCAACACCGATGCGACGATCGGGACCGCGGCCTACATCGCGCCGGAGCGGCTCACCCGCGGTGTCGCCGACCACCGCGCCGACGTCTACTCGCTGGCCTGCGTGCTCTTCGAGTGCCTCACCGGGTCCAAGCCGTATGCCGGGGAGTCGCTGGAGCGTCAGCTCTACGCGCACGTGCACGAGCCGCCGCCGCGGCCCAGCGAGGTCAACCCGGCGGTGCCCGCGGCGTTCGACGCGGTCATCGCCCGGGGCATGGCCGTGGACCCCGACCAGCGCTTCAGCAGCGCCCCGTCGCTGGCCGCGGCCGCCCGGGCCGCGCTCACCGAGGGCGGGTCGGCGCCGGTGCTGTCCACCGCAGAGATGGCGATGCCGGACTTCACCGGGGAGCTGCCGACGCCTACCGGGCCTACCGGGCCGGGTGGGCCGTTCGGTCCGAACCCGACGCGGCAGCTGGAAACCCCCGGCCCGGGCTACCCCGACACCCGGATCCTGCCGGCCGATGCGCTGCCCCCTGCCGTGCTGCCCCCTGCCGTGCCGCCTCCTGCTGTGCCGCCTCCTGCCGTGCCGCCGCCGGCGGTCGTGCCCGCGGCCGTGGCGCCGACTCCCCCGCCGCTGCCGCCGGAGCTCGCCGAACCCGCGGAGACCCCGGCACCGAACCGGCGGCGCCGCTGGATCGTCGTGCTGGCCGCCGCGGCGGCCGCGGTGATGCTGGTCGTCGCCGTCGCGATCGGGCTCCCCGGCGGCGACGACGCCGCCGAGCCCGGTCCCGTCGTCACGCCGACGCAGGCCACGGTGTTCTCGGTCGGCGGTGAACCCGACCACCCGGACCGGGCCGGGCGGGCCATCGACGGCAACCCGGACACCGGGTGGACCACCGACATCTACTCCGACGCGACGCCGTTCCCGACCTTCAAGGCCGGCGTCGGCCTGATGCTCACCCTGCCCAGCCCGACCCGGGTCGCCACCGTGAGCGTGGCGGTACCCAGCACCGGAACCGCCGTCGAGATCCGCTCGGCGCAGACCGCCAACCCCGCGTCGCTGGCCGACACCACCGTGCTGGCCGGGCCGACCACCCTGACCCCCGGCGACAACACCATCACCGTCGGCGCGACAGAGCCGACATCCCATCTGCTGGTGTGGATTTCCACCCTCGGCAGCACCGACGGCCAGAGCCGCACCCGGCTCTCGGAGATCGTGGTCCACGCCGCCAGGTAG
- the nudC gene encoding NAD(+) diphosphatase → MADFRLRAVPLLSRVGADRSDELRTDIDAAVAGWTDAAVLWVDGRGQALVAGNTVVLSSTGGLGDTPPAEAVFVGRLPDGRHAWALRGPLPDPGDAAARVVDLRRGGVDLDDLSAQLLVTATALLNWHDNARFSPIDGTPTRVVRAGWARADPVTGREEFPRIDPAIIALVHDGADRIVLARQHGWPERMYSLLAGFVEAGESFETCVVREIREEIGIDVTDVRYLGSQPWPFPRSLMVGFHALGDPAQAFAYLDGEIAEARWFSRAQVCAALAAGDWTTPGSTAEYLLPGAVSIAREIIESWAYAEQG, encoded by the coding sequence ATGGCTGACTTCCGGCTGCGCGCGGTCCCGCTGCTGTCCCGGGTGGGCGCCGACCGCAGCGACGAACTGCGCACCGACATCGACGCCGCCGTGGCCGGCTGGACCGACGCCGCGGTGCTATGGGTCGACGGCCGGGGCCAGGCGCTGGTCGCGGGCAACACCGTGGTGCTGTCATCGACCGGCGGGCTGGGCGACACCCCGCCGGCCGAGGCGGTGTTTGTCGGCCGGCTGCCCGACGGCCGGCACGCCTGGGCGCTGCGCGGCCCGCTGCCCGACCCGGGCGACGCGGCGGCCCGGGTGGTGGATCTGCGCCGCGGCGGGGTGGACCTCGACGACCTCAGCGCCCAGCTGCTGGTCACCGCGACCGCCCTGCTGAACTGGCACGACAACGCGCGGTTCAGCCCGATCGACGGGACCCCGACCCGGGTGGTGCGCGCCGGCTGGGCCCGCGCCGATCCGGTGACCGGCCGGGAGGAGTTCCCGCGGATCGACCCGGCGATCATCGCGCTGGTGCACGACGGCGCCGACCGCATCGTGCTGGCCCGCCAGCACGGCTGGCCGGAGCGGATGTACTCGCTGCTGGCCGGGTTCGTGGAGGCCGGCGAATCCTTCGAGACCTGCGTGGTGCGCGAGATCCGCGAGGAGATCGGCATCGACGTCACCGACGTGCGCTACCTGGGCAGCCAGCCGTGGCCGTTCCCGCGGTCGCTGATGGTGGGCTTCCACGCCCTCGGCGACCCGGCCCAGGCGTTCGCCTATCTCGACGGCGAGATCGCCGAGGCCCGCTGGTTCAGCCGCGCGCAGGTGTGCGCGGCGCTGGCCGCCGGGGATTGGACGACGCCGGGGTCGACCGCCGAGTACCTGCTGCCCGGCGCGGTGTCGATCGCCCGGGAGATCATCGAGTCCTGGGCCTACGCCGAGCAGGGCTGA
- a CDS encoding potassium channel family protein — MASNRLRRRLRGLDDSLTNKPVAVLADTLHMPERFVSPVNRITRRILYALGALFAAVFIVYIDRHGYIDAQGNELSFLDCLYYATVSLSTTGYGDVTPISPSARLVNVLVITPLRVAFLIVLIGTTVETLTAASRQAFKIQRWRRSVRKHTIVVGYGTKGKTAIAAMVSDGVPPAEIVVVDTDPVMLERAASAGLVTVRGDANRADVLRLAGAQHASSIIVAPNSDPTAVMVTLTARELAPNAKIIASIRESENQHLLKQSGADSVVVSSETAGRLLGIATAMPSVVELIEDLLTPDAGFAISERAVERKEIGGSPKHLGDMVLGIVRDGKLMRVGDPRADAVEAEDRLLYVRTVADEDA; from the coding sequence GTGGCCAGTAACAGACTGCGCCGCCGGCTGCGCGGCCTCGATGACAGCCTCACCAACAAGCCGGTGGCGGTGCTGGCGGACACCCTGCACATGCCGGAGCGGTTCGTCAGCCCGGTCAACCGAATCACTCGCCGGATCCTGTACGCCCTCGGCGCACTGTTCGCCGCGGTGTTCATCGTCTACATCGACCGGCATGGCTACATTGACGCGCAGGGCAACGAGCTGTCGTTCCTGGACTGCCTGTACTACGCCACGGTGTCGCTGTCGACGACCGGTTACGGCGACGTCACCCCGATCAGCCCGTCGGCCCGGCTGGTCAACGTCCTGGTCATCACCCCGCTGCGGGTGGCGTTCCTGATCGTGCTGATCGGCACCACCGTCGAGACGCTGACCGCGGCGTCGCGGCAGGCGTTCAAGATTCAGCGTTGGAGGAGATCGGTGCGTAAACACACCATCGTCGTCGGCTACGGCACCAAGGGAAAGACCGCGATCGCCGCGATGGTCAGCGACGGGGTGCCGCCCGCGGAGATCGTCGTCGTCGACACCGACCCGGTGATGTTGGAGCGGGCCGCCTCGGCGGGCCTGGTCACCGTCCGCGGCGACGCCAACCGCGCCGACGTGCTGCGGCTGGCCGGCGCCCAGCACGCCTCCTCGATCATCGTGGCGCCCAACAGCGACCCGACCGCGGTGATGGTCACCCTGACCGCCCGCGAACTCGCGCCGAACGCCAAGATCATCGCCTCGATCCGGGAGTCGGAGAACCAGCACCTGCTCAAGCAGTCCGGCGCGGACTCGGTGGTGGTGTCCTCGGAGACCGCCGGCCGGCTGCTGGGCATCGCCACCGCGATGCCCAGCGTGGTGGAGCTGATCGAGGACCTGCTGACCCCGGACGCCGGTTTCGCGATCTCCGAGCGCGCGGTCGAGCGCAAGGAGATCGGCGGGTCGCCCAAGCACCTCGGCGACATGGTGCTGGGCATCGTGCGCGACGGGAAGCTGATGCGGGTCGGGGACCCGCGGGCCGACGCGGTGGAGGCCGAGGACCGGCTGCTCTACGTCCGCACCGTCGCCGACGAGGATGCCTGA
- a CDS encoding DoxX family protein: MTLPLSRTDAPDPGKLALGMAATLGLMGVVHFAAPKPFDAIVPEQLPGGQRLYTYASGVAELGTAALLAAPQTRRAGGLAAMLVFIGVYPANIYMAVQWWHKPLPMRLIALARLPLQIPMILAARRVWRHS; this comes from the coding sequence ATGACCCTTCCCCTGAGCCGGACCGACGCACCCGATCCCGGCAAACTCGCGCTCGGCATGGCCGCGACGCTCGGCCTGATGGGCGTGGTGCATTTCGCGGCGCCCAAACCGTTCGACGCGATCGTGCCCGAGCAGCTGCCCGGCGGCCAGCGGCTCTACACCTACGCCTCCGGGGTCGCCGAGCTCGGCACGGCGGCCCTGCTGGCGGCGCCGCAGACCCGGCGGGCCGGCGGGCTGGCCGCGATGCTGGTGTTCATCGGGGTCTACCCGGCGAACATCTACATGGCGGTGCAGTGGTGGCACAAGCCACTGCCGATGCGGCTCATCGCGTTGGCGCGGCTGCCGTTGCAGATCCCGATGATCCTGGCGGCGCGCCGGGTGTGGCGGCACTCCTAG
- a CDS encoding ATP-dependent DNA helicase has product MNPLSPTELADILGLHQPTDEQAAVIAAPPGPLVVIAGAGAGKTETMAARVVWLVANGYATPGQVLGLTFTRKAAGQLARRVRTRLARLAAAGLVPPGTVDDTPPAVATYHAFAGTLLTEFGLLLPVEPDARLIDRTETWQLAFDVVSRYPGALEMERTPAAVTGIVLDLAGQLAEHLVDTDAVRFTHQELGRLITTLPPGPRQRAEPTKDLLAILEIQEQRAELVPLIDAVAARMREAKVMDFGAQMSAAARLVQRTPEVGRALRERYRVVLLDEYQDTGHAQRVLLSGLFGGGADDGLALTAVGDPIQSIYGWRGASATNLPRFATDFPLADGGPAPMLELRTSWRNPPSTLRLANAVSEPARRRSVEVGELLPKPGAEPGTVALALCPDVVAERRWVAEQIARRWHAATAAGQDPPTAAVLVRRNADSAPIAEELRALGVPAEVVGLAGLLAIDEVADVVAMLRLVADPAAGSAALRVLTGPRWRLGAADLAALWRRARDLDYRPGAAATATAAAAVVAELAPDADSPALADAICDPGPAQAYSPAGHRRITALAAELTALRAQLQHPLADLVAAVRATLGVDVEVTAAHGGPGRSGTEQLDAFAAVVDGYAARVSARDTDPVLGLLGYLDAAVEQEGGLSPAEVTAAADRVQILTVHAAKGLEWQLVAVPHLSAGVFPSGATGRTWLSSPGDLPPVLRGDRVTLGEHGVPVLDTAEVTDRKQLADIIAAHKAQLAQRRNDEERRLLYVALTRAEDTLLISGHHWGETGQKPRGPSEFLTELAGIIEADRAAGDPCGEVDQWAPEPPVGAQNPLQENTVEVSWPDDPLGGARADVQRGAALVAAAMAAAGTDAAPEPEPAEPDPESAAPGDPHGWAAEVDALLAERARPRQARPAALPPQLSVSALVDLDRDPTAAAIRLRRRLPSRPDSHALLGTAFHEWVQRFYRADRLFDLEDLPGAADAAPVDPDQLAALQAAFTASPWSNRTPVDIEVPFEMSIGGKVVRGRIDAVFADGDDFTVLDWKTGSPPTDPETLRQNAIQLAVYRIAWAGLRGCDPEQVRAAFHYVRSGDTVYPEALPGAGQLAALIGRAEGAAETAAETAETATEPAAQAATGARSAATPGAPPGSSGSATAAAPTR; this is encoded by the coding sequence ATGAACCCGCTGTCACCGACCGAACTCGCCGACATCCTCGGCCTGCACCAGCCCACCGACGAGCAGGCCGCCGTCATCGCCGCCCCGCCGGGGCCGCTCGTCGTGATCGCCGGCGCCGGTGCCGGCAAGACCGAGACGATGGCCGCCCGGGTGGTGTGGCTGGTCGCCAACGGCTACGCCACCCCCGGGCAGGTGCTCGGGCTGACCTTCACCCGCAAGGCCGCCGGCCAACTGGCCCGGCGGGTCCGCACCCGGCTGGCCCGGCTGGCCGCCGCCGGCCTGGTGCCGCCGGGCACCGTCGACGACACCCCGCCCGCGGTGGCCACCTATCACGCGTTCGCCGGCACCCTGCTGACCGAGTTCGGGCTGCTGTTGCCGGTGGAGCCCGACGCCCGGCTGATCGACCGGACCGAGACCTGGCAGCTGGCCTTCGACGTGGTCAGCCGCTACCCGGGCGCCCTGGAGATGGAACGGACCCCGGCCGCGGTCACCGGCATCGTGCTGGACCTGGCCGGCCAGCTGGCCGAGCACCTGGTGGACACCGACGCGGTGCGGTTCACCCACCAGGAGCTGGGCCGGCTGATCACCACCCTGCCGCCGGGTCCGCGCCAGCGCGCCGAGCCGACCAAGGACCTGCTGGCCATTCTGGAGATCCAGGAGCAGCGCGCCGAGCTGGTGCCGCTGATCGACGCCGTCGCCGCCCGGATGCGCGAGGCCAAGGTGATGGACTTCGGCGCCCAGATGTCGGCGGCGGCCCGGCTGGTGCAGCGCACCCCCGAGGTCGGCCGGGCGCTGCGCGAGCGCTACCGGGTGGTGCTGCTCGACGAGTACCAGGACACCGGCCACGCCCAGCGGGTGCTGCTGTCCGGACTGTTCGGCGGGGGTGCCGACGACGGCCTGGCGCTGACCGCGGTGGGCGACCCGATCCAGTCCATCTACGGCTGGCGCGGCGCGTCGGCGACCAACCTGCCGCGTTTTGCCACCGACTTCCCGCTGGCCGATGGCGGCCCGGCGCCGATGCTGGAACTGCGCACCAGCTGGCGCAACCCGCCCTCGACGCTGCGGCTGGCCAACGCGGTGTCCGAACCGGCCCGCCGGCGATCGGTGGAGGTCGGCGAGCTGTTGCCCAAGCCCGGCGCCGAACCGGGCACCGTCGCGCTGGCGCTGTGCCCCGACGTCGTCGCCGAACGCCGCTGGGTCGCCGAACAGATCGCCCGCCGCTGGCACGCCGCGACCGCCGCCGGCCAGGACCCGCCGACCGCCGCGGTGCTGGTCCGGCGCAACGCCGACTCCGCCCCGATCGCCGAGGAACTGCGCGCCCTCGGGGTGCCCGCCGAGGTGGTCGGGCTGGCCGGGTTGCTGGCCATCGACGAGGTCGCCGACGTGGTGGCGATGCTGCGGCTGGTCGCCGACCCGGCCGCCGGCAGCGCCGCGCTGCGGGTGCTGACCGGGCCGCGCTGGCGGCTGGGCGCCGCCGACCTCGCCGCGCTGTGGCGCCGGGCCCGCGACCTGGACTACCGGCCCGGGGCCGCCGCGACGGCAACGGCGGCCGCGGCGGTCGTCGCCGAGCTGGCGCCCGACGCCGACAGCCCCGCGCTGGCCGATGCGATCTGCGATCCCGGCCCCGCACAGGCCTACTCCCCGGCCGGGCACCGCCGGATCACCGCGCTGGCCGCCGAGCTGACCGCGCTGCGCGCCCAGCTGCAGCACCCGCTGGCCGACCTGGTCGCCGCGGTGCGGGCCACCCTCGGCGTCGACGTCGAGGTCACCGCCGCGCACGGCGGACCGGGCCGCAGCGGCACCGAGCAGCTCGACGCGTTCGCCGCCGTCGTCGACGGCTACGCCGCCCGGGTCAGCGCCCGCGACACCGACCCGGTGCTGGGGCTGCTCGGCTACCTGGACGCCGCCGTCGAGCAGGAGGGCGGTCTGAGCCCGGCGGAGGTCACCGCCGCGGCCGACCGGGTGCAGATCCTGACCGTGCACGCCGCCAAGGGCCTGGAGTGGCAGCTGGTCGCGGTGCCGCACCTGTCGGCCGGGGTGTTCCCGTCCGGGGCCACCGGCCGGACCTGGTTGAGCAGCCCCGGCGACCTGCCGCCGGTGCTGCGCGGGGACCGGGTCACCCTCGGCGAGCACGGCGTCCCGGTGCTCGACACCGCGGAGGTCACCGACCGCAAGCAGCTGGCCGACATCATCGCCGCGCACAAGGCGCAGCTGGCCCAGCGCCGCAACGACGAGGAACGCCGGCTGCTGTACGTCGCGCTGACCCGCGCCGAGGACACCCTGCTGATCTCCGGTCACCACTGGGGCGAGACGGGGCAAAAGCCGCGCGGGCCCTCGGAGTTCCTCACCGAGCTCGCCGGCATCATCGAGGCCGACCGCGCCGCCGGCGACCCCTGCGGCGAGGTCGACCAGTGGGCCCCGGAGCCACCGGTCGGCGCGCAGAACCCGTTGCAGGAGAACACCGTCGAGGTGTCCTGGCCCGACGATCCGCTCGGCGGTGCCCGCGCCGACGTGCAGCGCGGGGCCGCGCTGGTGGCCGCCGCGATGGCCGCGGCTGGCACCGATGCCGCTCCCGAACCCGAACCCGCCGAACCAGATCCCGAATCCGCCGCGCCCGGGGACCCGCACGGCTGGGCCGCCGAGGTCGACGCGCTGCTGGCCGAGCGGGCCCGCCCGCGGCAGGCCCGGCCGGCCGCGCTGCCCCCGCAACTGTCGGTCAGCGCGCTGGTCGACCTGGACCGCGATCCGACGGCGGCGGCGATCCGGCTGCGCCGCCGGCTGCCGTCGCGCCCGGACTCGCACGCGCTGCTGGGCACCGCGTTTCACGAATGGGTGCAGCGGTTCTACCGCGCCGACCGGCTCTTCGACCTGGAGGACCTGCCCGGCGCCGCCGACGCCGCGCCGGTGGACCCCGACCAGCTGGCCGCGCTGCAGGCCGCGTTCACCGCCTCGCCGTGGTCCAACCGCACCCCGGTCGACATCGAGGTGCCCTTCGAGATGTCCATCGGCGGCAAGGTGGTGCGCGGCCGGATCGACGCGGTGTTCGCCGACGGCGACGACTTCACCGTGCTGGACTGGAAGACCGGCTCACCGCCGACCGACCCGGAAACCCTGCGCCAGAACGCGATTCAGCTCGCGGTGTACCGAATCGCGTGGGCCGGCCTGCGCGGCTGCGACCCCGAACAGGTCCGCGCGGCGTTCCACTACGTGCGCTCCGGTGACACCGTCTACCCGGAGGCGCTGCCCGGCGCCGGGCAGCTGGCGGCGCTGATCGGCCGCGCCGAGGGCGCCGCCGAGACCGCCGCCGAGACCGCCGAGACGGCAACCGAGCCCGCCGCCCAGGCCGCCACCGGCGCTAGGAGTGCCGCCACACCCGGCGCGCCGCCAGGATCATCGGGATCTGCAACGGCAGCCGCGCCAACGCGATGA